The genomic stretch tttaatttcatgggcaagAAATTATTTAAGTTCTAGACACAATGGCTATTACATTGAGATATAAATTTGACTATTTTTAACtttgaacacaaaatgaatgtgaattttacttgttcattgagATTTAATTTCGTAGATTCCAaccacaaaatcaacaaaaattagtCTGccacgaatataaatgatttaacagtatgtCTTAAAACAGTAATAGAGTTTAAGTAATTCATGGAGGTAATTCCAGCAAAAAGTTACACAGATAAATGCATGTTTATTTTTACTGTGCTTAATACAATTGCTCAAATTATCAAAGGTTCTGGAACTACCATGGTTACTGGTGCTATGCTCTTTTACCGAGTACCATATGAAATAATACGAGCAGAAATGGTTTACAATACTTTCCTATGAGATGACTTTCATGTTCACAGCTTTAGTGCAGTGTACTCAAAAATAAATATGGTGTACAGCATAACAGATCATTACTAGtacttcaaattttcatattCTATCATTGTACATATAAAATGACATTGTTAAATGCAATAAAAGGTTAACAATATTTTCTTAGGCACATATGAAttgattttattgtttacaaCAAAGGTATAGTACACACAAAAGTCTTTTAGCACTTGAGATTAGTAAATTGACACAGCATGGTTCATATTCAATTCTCGCatgtgataaataaatatataaatgcacTTCAGCTTTTCTCATATAGTTCAAAACACACAATTTCACGATTACaaagaacaatttattttttggtaacagaatttgaaattaaactcaaagaaaaatattcaactGACAAGGAGCCTAATATGATATCCATTAATAGAGTCACCTTAAGAACAAGAACTGTCCAAGGAGACACATACTAATCTATCTGGACGCTGGATAGTCATATCTAAaatactagagctatcacttgaGTAATTTCTGTGTCATACAATGCAGCTGATGATGTGGATAAACTGTTTTACGTTTGAATAATATCAAAACTTCAAcctaaaattttatgtaaaaagggcACATaactaatgaaatattggtgacagagttatggacattcTGTCTTTGATGTAGAACAGCTATTTAATATTAccatttgaatcaaatcctctttgtaaatacagagatagagtgaaattgcctttatgtaaaaaggggacataattcatgaaatacttgtGTCAGAGTTACACAAGTGCAAGTTAGGAAAGCTCTCCACACACCTTGTATTATCAAGCTAAATTGCATGAAGTctgatatatatttgtaaatttaaactgATTTCACAATAGGAACACATGACAAGATACAAAGCAAACAAGTGGTGAAACAAAGGAATATATTGGCTTTGAGATGTGGTCTTAAAGGGATTTGTAAAGGCAAAATGCAAGAAAAGAAAGACTGAGTAACAATTAcagttttgttcatttttagacAAAGGCTTCAGTTTAAAGGCATTCAACCTTAATGATTTGATTAATTATTTCCATTATGTCTTACTGCTTCTTAATATTTTGCaattcagttctctgttttattTAGAATGTGAACTAACTTGCCATTAACTGTTCAATTGTTTCATGTGATCGTcttttcttcagtttgtgttcCTCACTCAATTTATACCCTTCAACATTTTCATCTTTCACACTACTTAGATCTAACTTCAAGTCTCCTAACTCCTTCAATGATTCGTTTTTCATCTGCCCGCCATCTAAATCAGCTCCATTCTTTATCTCATCCCCTAACTTCACATCCACCACCTCGTTTTCTTTCTCCCTTACTGAAGTATCTTCTACTACCTCAGTAAAACTCCTTTCCACTCCTGACTCACTATCAGATTCATTCAACTGCAAGGACAACCCTGTCATCTTTTTTTCTAGCTTCAGTTTTAACTTGTCCATACTTTCTTCAACTTTTCTACATTCATTCACACTCCCCCTATCTCTAAGAGCTTCACTTACACTCCTTTCTGATACAATACTCTCAGACTGTTCAATACCGCTATCGGAAATTGTGTTACTATTATTAATAATCTGTCCATCAAACCCTTCAAACAAACTTTCATAACTTTcattatcatcaacatcatccTGGTTACAAAAATACATCATGTCGTCATCAACAACTTTTCTTGGTTTTTCTATCAATTCCATTTTCTGGTCGTTTTTCATGTACACGACTTCTGGCATTCTGTAGGTATACTCCTTTACAGGGGGACGTCTCGCAAATCTAGGTGACTGCTGGACACCTAAAAGAACATCATAAAAGATCTTCTTTCTATCTTGCAAACAGTGCAATAATTTGTATACAGTTAAGTGTTAGGTGAATACACTCATATATATGAAGTGCGACAGGTATTAGTACCATATTTTTAAAGACAATATATGCAGATCACCAAATATATCTGCTTTTGCACATTTGTGTACTAAAATATACAcgatttataaatatatttaattctttgaaatacgAAAACAAAACTCCAAagaaaattcaatgtaaatcagcCCAGAAGATCTTTTACAATCATTCTATAAAGCAATATGGATATGTTCATGTGCAAAAAGCATCCATTCAAATCATAGTTTCATTAAGGATTACCAGTTAAAAGGTGAACAAAATGCAGATAACAGATGTGAAATTAATAATCATAATCTTGataattcatgtataataaacaaaataaatgttaaagaaatttacAATTCTGACATGTAAGGCAGAGAATAAatgcattttgaaattttctttattaaatttttgCATAAACTTGTACATTTTTGGAAAGGTTTTGTAAAAGTTAATCGGCTAAAAATGAAATCAATTATAGTTCTCACAAATAGGAAGGTATCGGTCACTGAAGGGAACAGAATATTTTACTGATGACAAAGATattctgattttgaaaaatatctgacATAAATTAGGTGTGCcccttaaaatgtatttatatttccatttgaTCATGAATTGGTGAAATAAGTATATCATGAAAATAGAATCATAATTAATGTCAATGCAACACATCATAAAGGTTAATCCACTGCAAGATATGCTCTTACTTGACATGCCATCTCTCTGATCTAGGTAGTTCTGGTTTCGGTCAGGTTTTTTTAGCGTCACTGGCTTTTGCTTCAATTCCTTTTGCAAACTTTGTTTAGCCAATGCCTCTTGTTCTGCTAGTTTCCTTGCTGTTTCATCTGCCTCCTTTTGCATTTCCTGTTTGGCTTTTTGTTCTTGTTCTGAAAGTCGTCTTGCAGATTCTTCTCCTTCTTTCAACAAATTTTCTTTAGCTGAAGCTTCTTGTTCAGCTAATCTTTTAGCAGattcttcagtttctttttgcATCATTTCTCTTGTTTTCTCTTCTTGTTCTATTAATCTCTTCTGTGTTTCTTCACTTTCCTTCTGGAGTTTTTGCCTTGCTTCTTCTTCCTGTTCTGCTAACCGTTTTGCTGTTTCCTCACTTTCCTTTTTCATTTGTTCCTTTGCTTCTTCCTCTTGCTCCTTCAATTTTCTTGCAGTTTCATCACCTTCTTTTCTCATATTCTCTCTTGCTGCTGCTTCTTGCTCAGCTAGACGCTGAGCTGCTGCATCCCTTTCTTTCTCCATTTCTTCTCGTGCTTTTTGCTCTTGCTCAGCCAATTTCTTTTGTGTTTCATCACTTTGCTCTGCTAATTTCTTTTGGGTTTCTTCACCTTGCTCAGCAAGTTTCTTAGAGGTCTCTTCACTTTGTTCCAACAGCTTTTTTGATGACTCCTCACTCTGTTGTGCTAACTTTTTCTGACTTTCCTCACTCTGTTCTGCTAATTTTCTGCGAGTATCTTCACCTTCTTTCAGTAACTTCTCCTTAGCAGCTGCTTCTTGCTCTGCAATTCTTTTTTGTGTTTCCTCACTTTCCTTTTGCATTTGCTCACGTGCTTTGTTTTCCTGTTCTTCAAGCCTTCTTTGAGTCTCAGCTCTCTCATTCTCCATCTGCTCCTTTGCTTGAGCTTCTTGTTCTGCCAATCTTCTTTGAGTTTCTTCAGATTCCTGCTTCAACTTTTCCCTTGCTGCTTCTTCTTGCTCCATCAGTTTCTTCTGGCTTGCCTCACTCTCTTCTTGCATTCTCAATTTTGCATCTTCCTCCTGCTGCTGTATCTTTTTCTGTGATTCTTCACTTTCTTTTAACAATCTTTCGGTGGCATCTTGCTCTTGTTTATCAATTTTGTCCAAAGTTTCAGTTAAAGTATTGTCAATCTGTTTCTGACTATCTTCAAGTTGTTCACTGATTTTAGTTTGTGTTTCGTGTAATTGTTTATCAATTGTTTCCTTTGAAGCCATAAGCTGGTCTGATAAAATCTTTTGATTGTCATCCAGCTGTTTAGAAAGAATGCCTTGAGAGGTTGCAAGATCATCAGAAATGACCTGTTGTGATGTTGCAAGCTGTTTAGACATTGTGTCCTGTGACTCCTGAAGTTGTGTTGTGAGTGTCTGTTTTGACTCAACAAACTGTTGAGAAAAGTTTGCTTTTGCTGTTTTGAGCTGTTCAGCTATAGTTTCTTGTGCATCTTTCAACTGTTCTGCAATCATCCGTTGTGATTCTTTAACTTGATCTGCTATCATTGTCTGTGACTCCTTTAGCTGATTTGTTAATGCAATCTGTGTATCTTTCATTTGAGTTGTCAGAGTGTTTTGTGACTCGGTCAACTGTTCTGACAGAAGCTTTTGTGAATCTTGGACTTGATCACTAAAAATCTGTTGCGAATCTTTGAGCTGACCTGCGAGAACATTTTGTGAATCTTTCACAAGTTCTCCAAAGTTATTTTGTGATTCCTGTAACTGATCTCCTAAGATTTTCTGAGATTCTTCTAACTGGCTGGCCAAAGCTTTCTGTGATATATCTAGATTAGTCCTTAGAGCTGTCTGGGAATCTTTTAACTGTTCTGTAATTGTATCTGTTGCTTCAATTAACTTGGTTGATAGATCACCTTTAACTGTTTCACCATGCAAAGATAAAGCTCCCTGTGCTTCACTCAGATCTTCCGCAAACTGACCATGTGCTTTCTCCAACTGTTCAGCAAACATCTCTTGCTGCTCTTTAAGCTTTTCACCAAACACCTCTAAACACTCCTGGAGTAATTTTTCAAGTTGTTGTTTTCCATCTTCAACCTTAGCATCTATGTCCTTTCTagctttgttcaaatcatttttcAATGGGTTTCTCTTGGGAGATGGTGATCTTCCTCTCCCACCTTTCTTTGGTGACCGTGACCTTCCTCTAGCCTTGGTGTTTGCCTTATTTTTCTTGACTTTTACAGGTACCTTCAATATATGTAAGGCATAGGCTTCAGATACACCTGGATCCACAGGTTCCTCCAAAATTTGCTGCAGTATTGGCTTTTCTTTTACAACTGGCTTTTCTTTAGTCTTCTTAGGAGATTTTACTTTTACTGGTTTTGCCACTTCTTTCTTCTTCTCAACCACTTTCTCATTATCTGTTTTCTCACTCATATTAAATTTAATGTCAACTTTAATAGGTCTTGGTGGAGGATGATCTAGTTCCAAATCAGACACCTCATCAGCTGTTTCTTGCAGCTCAGACCCTggtatttttatgttaatattaCCACGTTTGCCTTTTCCTACTGTAACCCTTCCTGCATCTGACTCATCTGTCACACCATGAATTTCAGTATCAACTTTATTTTTTGATCTATTAGCACCAGAGtcaatattaatattaatgtCCCTCTTTCTAGAATTTGTTCTTACAAGTGGTTTTCTAGGTGTTTTATTCTTTAACTGGCTGTCATCTTGATGACCATGGCTATGGCTGAGGCAGTCATGAACTGGAGGGTAAAATTTTGCCCTCATGTACTCATAATCCTCTCTTTCTCTCATAGACATGGTTCGCCTTGCAGACAATGGTCTAAGGCCCTGTGAATGATCCATATAAGCCCGATCCTCCCTCTTCCAAGCAGTCCGAGGTCGGTTGTATTCTCTATATTCTCTTTGACTACTAATTCCATTCTGTGACCAAGAAGGCAACCATTCTGGTGCTGAGGTATTTCCTGCCCAATGAGA from Mercenaria mercenaria strain notata chromosome 16, MADL_Memer_1, whole genome shotgun sequence encodes the following:
- the LOC128546201 gene encoding plectin-like translates to MEYDKEEKADVVHVKKFQRTVIPDIDLPGIEEEEEGEMEDDPSEMVEYFDYGSSVDETSMTESHPQRARLHPRLQKQDAVTSSTSQSESDDRYARPKSRLRRSYSEIKTRPNYKSDGSVSSRSVSSATRSRDSASHWAGNTSAPEWLPSWSQNGISSQREYREYNRPRTAWKREDRAYMDHSQGLRPLSARRTMSMREREDYEYMRAKFYPPVHDCLSHSHGHQDDSQLKNKTPRKPLVRTNSRKRDININIDSGANRSKNKVDTEIHGVTDESDAGRVTVGKGKRGNINIKIPGSELQETADEVSDLELDHPPPRPIKVDIKFNMSEKTDNEKVVEKKKEVAKPVKVKSPKKTKEKPVVKEKPILQQILEEPVDPGVSEAYALHILKVPVKVKKNKANTKARGRSRSPKKGGRGRSPSPKRNPLKNDLNKARKDIDAKVEDGKQQLEKLLQECLEVFGEKLKEQQEMFAEQLEKAHGQFAEDLSEAQGALSLHGETVKGDLSTKLIEATDTITEQLKDSQTALRTNLDISQKALASQLEESQKILGDQLQESQNNFGELVKDSQNVLAGQLKDSQQIFSDQVQDSQKLLSEQLTESQNTLTTQMKDTQIALTNQLKESQTMIADQVKESQRMIAEQLKDAQETIAEQLKTAKANFSQQFVESKQTLTTQLQESQDTMSKQLATSQQVISDDLATSQGILSKQLDDNQKILSDQLMASKETIDKQLHETQTKISEQLEDSQKQIDNTLTETLDKIDKQEQDATERLLKESEESQKKIQQQEEDAKLRMQEESEASQKKLMEQEEAAREKLKQESEETQRRLAEQEAQAKEQMENERAETQRRLEEQENKAREQMQKESEETQKRIAEQEAAAKEKLLKEGEDTRRKLAEQSEESQKKLAQQSEESSKKLLEQSEETSKKLAEQGEETQKKLAEQSDETQKKLAEQEQKAREEMEKERDAAAQRLAEQEAAARENMRKEGDETARKLKEQEEEAKEQMKKESEETAKRLAEQEEEARQKLQKESEETQKRLIEQEEKTREMMQKETEESAKRLAEQEASAKENLLKEGEESARRLSEQEQKAKQEMQKEADETARKLAEQEALAKQSLQKELKQKPVTLKKPDRNQNYLDQRDGMSSKSISCSGLTFMMCCIDINYDSIFMIYLFHQFMIKWKYKYILRGTPNLCQIFFKIRISLSSVKYSVPFSDRYLPICENYNCVQQSPRFARRPPVKEYTYRMPEVVYMKNDQKMELIEKPRKVVDDDMMYFCNQDDVDDNESYESLFEGFDGQIINNSNTISDSGIEQSESIVSERSVSEALRDRGSVNECRKVEESMDKLKLKLEKKMTGLSLQLNESDSESGVERSFTEVVEDTSVREKENEVVDVKLGDEIKNGADLDGGQMKNESLKELGDLKLDLSSVKDENVEGYKLSEEHKLKKRRSHETIEQLMAKNKYDDDFEEEVVEQTEDDRRHIIGLRDDETRVNGKTISVDVAEKEKEQEKEGTLPEHRRVEGYSSEDEDAEGPKSKSIEVTADIHAQKKEGSPKRHRRSSSSSSSSSSSSSDREKTPRPQTPERKTRSPEPERIVETAVVQVHTARSEESAPPRSDRSDRSTTSGSLTTETESTLESNRQEIVRETPKVRRSSSSSSSSTLSSDSEDEKYQRKKRENRQRLENEKRRKEEEEKRKKETEEREIERKRQLEEEERKRQEAEEERKKRFELQRQQSQDRLRLMEEQRKKQELERQQQMSEQMKAKEEERKRRQAEEERIQKDYEKQLSFIQSQRESESTLSVSEETKSEVKVEVTPTKEEKRRSSSSSSSSSESESEVEKKKETSPFAVAIASLKTEEAVQDKPRHETSSSSSTETSSSSVTEQAKEQTSDVQPMQIIKEEEKKESRRSSSSSVSSSSSSSSGGEYTVSKESKPEQKKLEAETSIIQETNEAVQKKSSSSSSSSGSSSESESDEDNKKVTETKEKEEVKKETTETTPEEQPKFERKGSTSSASSSSSSSYARSYSISDNEFRSPKDFNKSLGKFQPETKEKEDVKIDTTESVSKEQAKSERKGSTSSSSSSSRYDRSYSRSDNEFKSPEDFKKSTALGEFQPETKEKEDVKIDTTESVSKEQAKPERKGSTASLSSSSYSGSELESDAEFKPAEAPKEPAPFGGIHHEPLLTDKTEMSKPEPTPPGSAVPQKDIEKDLKKEESEDSSSVSSSSDSDSDSSDSEEEKDKTKQKQGSKPVTSESEPETMHGGHDPENVAKSGTSVESHLVKTKVRAPMAHYGSILPMVKDSNAVDLNGVKLDDSQLTEINNYIAEVENIKSVTLRNCGLDDSSFPNVALSLQVTQSSPNILNFSLNQLGAKSLQPLSVAIKQKPSIEIVILNGNPVGNVGCKVLIDALVKTKDPFPFLRRSSGYLTPSEARQQKEEGKDVDLEVDTSDAGCNVKELDLGDCKIADAGIAEISRFLESNKTLTSLNLNGNREISPSGWERLGQALKKNKTLKTLSLDFTNIGDSGLENLGKGLRVNTGLRSLELESSGLTERGGQILRDLLKSNTSILEVTVTPGNDISDGTLEEIRKYLALNNAGSA
- the LOC123540819 gene encoding uncharacterized protein LOC123540819; its protein translation is MPEVVYMKNDQKMELIEKPRKVVDDDMMYFCNQDDVDDNESYESLFEGFDGQIINNSNTISDSGIEQSESIVSERSVSEALRDRGSVNECRKVEESMDKLKLKLEKKMTGLSLQLNESDSESGVERSFTEVVEDTSVREKENEVVDVKLGDEIKNGADLDGGQMKNESLKELGDLKLDLSSVKDENVEGYKLSEEHKLKKRRSHETIEQLMAS